The Bacillus pseudomycoides genome contains a region encoding:
- a CDS encoding MarR family winged helix-turn-helix transcriptional regulator gives MTSSYKEVITEMNRAYNELNILLSQELKSEFGLTGQQENMIFYIHLNKNTTANNIATTFNISKSAVSQVLSKLEKHNMISKHVNPNNKREYFLTLGPNGSKYIERLSQLDDLLIEKYFSKIDIEALQQMTDTLIKINQIILEEKKKTLEPK, from the coding sequence ATGACTAGTTCTTATAAAGAAGTAATTACCGAAATGAACCGAGCCTACAATGAATTAAACATTTTATTATCTCAGGAGTTAAAGTCTGAGTTCGGTCTAACAGGACAGCAAGAGAACATGATATTCTATATTCATTTAAATAAAAATACTACAGCTAACAACATTGCGACCACTTTTAATATATCCAAAAGTGCTGTCAGCCAAGTTTTATCTAAATTGGAAAAACATAATATGATTTCGAAACACGTAAATCCTAACAATAAACGTGAGTATTTCCTTACACTTGGTCCTAATGGTAGCAAGTATATAGAACGATTGTCTCAGCTAGATGATTTACTTATTGAGAAATACTTCTCTAAAATTGATATCGAAGCCTTGCAGCAAATGACCGATACCTTAATTAAAATAAATCAAATTATACTGGAAGAAAAAAAGAAGACCCTTGAGCCCAAATAG
- the pssA gene encoding CDP-diacylglycerol--serine O-phosphatidyltransferase, which translates to MSYIPSMITIANFICGLLAIYSVLVHDIYLGVTFIFTGMFFDLFDGMIARKLDSVSEIGRELDLFADLVTFGVAPSILAYSVALNGLQFIGILCALAYSICGMLRLARFNIQQSKLPTFIGIPIPFAAMCLVILCFLNNPILLALGTCVLSYLMVSKIKFPHLKKHMSEEMKSERWN; encoded by the coding sequence ATGAGTTATATACCAAGTATGATTACGATAGCAAATTTTATCTGTGGACTTCTGGCTATTTACTCAGTTCTAGTTCACGATATTTATTTAGGAGTAACTTTTATTTTTACAGGTATGTTTTTTGATCTTTTTGATGGCATGATTGCTCGAAAACTTGATTCTGTTTCGGAGATAGGAAGAGAATTAGACTTATTTGCGGATTTAGTTACCTTTGGTGTAGCTCCGTCTATACTTGCATATAGTGTCGCTTTAAATGGTCTGCAGTTTATAGGGATACTATGTGCACTGGCTTACAGTATTTGTGGAATGCTTCGTCTTGCTAGATTTAACATTCAACAAAGTAAGCTCCCGACGTTTATCGGGATTCCAATTCCATTTGCGGCAATGTGTCTTGTCATTTTATGCTTTTTGAATAATCCAATTCTTCTGGCCCTTGGCACATGCGTACTGTCTTATTTAATGGTGAGCAAAATAAAATTTCCACATTTAAAAAAACATATGTCAGAAGAAATGAAGTCTGAAAGATGGAATTAG
- a CDS encoding ATP synthase subunit I — protein MIRMALRAFKIQMYYLLGVMLLGWGMTPFSAQFLGASIGLLVSMYCVWILGRRIEKFGDSIVKKERAPTLGMINRFAAAILGAIIMYEIEHHRIIWTFAAGIMGGYFLIVINLGYYSMKDAKK, from the coding sequence ATGATTCGTATGGCATTAAGGGCATTTAAAATACAAATGTATTATTTGCTAGGCGTGATGTTATTAGGATGGGGTATGACGCCTTTTTCGGCCCAATTTTTAGGTGCAAGCATTGGCTTGCTTGTTAGTATGTATTGTGTTTGGATTTTAGGAAGGCGTATTGAAAAGTTTGGAGATAGCATTGTAAAAAAAGAAAGAGCACCGACGCTTGGTATGATTAACCGATTTGCAGCAGCGATACTCGGTGCGATTATTATGTATGAGATTGAACACCATAGGATCATATGGACATTTGCTGCCGGAATTATGGGTGGTTATTTTTTAATTGTGATTAATTTAGGATATTATAGCATGAAAGATGCGAAGAAATAG
- a CDS encoding histidine phosphatase family protein, with product MTVVCLVRHGETDWNVEGRDGCEVSTEQAIGFATMLGLKIKE from the coding sequence ATGACTGTAGTATGTTTAGTTAGACATGGCGAAACAGATTGGAATGTTGAGGGAAGAGATGGATGTGAAGTTTCTACTGAACAAGCAATTGGTTTTGCCACAATGTTGGGATTAAAAATCAAAGAATAA